cgctttgtgctatatattccatccatccatcgaccATCTACCAATACTATATCGAAATTGTATTTACAAACATTCGTGATACAATTGCAGTCGAAATGAATGAACTATATTAAtcaaataattaatattattagaaTAATGTTTGTTAGACCTGAAGACAAGTTTCTGATTGCATGCACCTTAATAGCTCCTTTTATTACATGCGATTATTTAGACGGTCCGAGCTGCCACTAGTGCTTTCGGCTTACGCGGTCGCCATATAAACAGTATAGCATCACTTAAACTAAACGAAACAGTGCCGAGAACACAGCAGAGCCATCATACCCAGTGTGGATCTGTTCTTAGCCACCAACCAGCAGTGGTATCCCAAGAGGAACATGAGGCTCACAAAGAACATCACAGCCACAAACAGGAGGAAAAGGACATGGAACTTAGCATGGCTGTTTGGAAGCTCGCCCTGAAAACACACAaaggaaatgtaaaatttactCCTTTGTCtgaggggggggggaagaaaaaaaaaaaaaaacatgtttcaccatgcaaggaataaaacacgatgggGCATgccgttacaggaaaacaatcaacgtcaggttggtgtgatgcagcctgttGCTACAACTTGCCAATTATtcccttgttttatttattaaagaatgacaaatCATACCTTTATCCGTTCAGCGTTACATTTAATATCGTTGAACAAAAGACGTTAGTTCCTGTAATCACTTagaacagctataaacagtataAATTACCCTCACCAGCCCCTGTTTTTCACCCTCTCTTGAAGATGACACATTCAGTACATATACACAGACAGCGAtaatctaattatcgaccttattctgaataagataatattcttataagattaaggtgtttatatgagttgCTTTTAAATATATTCCTTTCGTGTTCCCCTTTTACATGTTGTAGAACAtggatcgattaacggcacacgtcagtacgccacgccgtccgacgttccctccagaatttcacgtatcgacatacatttggtcttcgttatggtaccgtatacagttttgggggtttcattttttattttacggaAGCTccgagtgcggttaattatttgtcgtgctgtacgtgcaaacagacgactgattggaccgtgggctgcgtcccaaaccgcgcacTTACCTACCGTATAGTAGATCAgctacatgtatatagtaggcgagtacacggtttgggacgcagccgtgctctcgtttgccgtcaaacggttgagcgctgccgcgTGTGTCCGTGTCCTGTCGCAGAACACgctgaaaactcccacacgacgttgatagtgtgattaaggtgtgtacgtgtctgtgatgcgattaaaacaggagtactccacacgtctttaTTCGATTTGcgtttacttcgagtacgactttagtcggattaaggtcaccGATAATCGCCGTTTACATGCTAGAGTATCGACTTAATATCGCAGTATTGTCGTCCgtgtaaacatactgaatgaCAGGATGCTACAAAGCCCTGTGTTCAAAAGGCTTTCTTTCCCCTCCATGGTAGAAAACTTCACGTTACAGCTTaagttacaaagtgctgacactggagactccttccaaaagtgctaaataaatctcactgtatcaacaattacaaacttttttttttttttaaatccttgttATAATCATTAGAATGAGCCCTTTGATATAACCCTGTTGTTTGTGTTACTGTCAGAGCTCCTGTTTTGGAAAATTAGGCAACAGTTTCTGACTATAATCAGATTTGGGAACTTAACAGTGCCGTGTTTCATATTTGACTTGGCCAGCAAGCGGACGTGTTAAAACAAAGgtcttgtttgttttcagaaGGCACACTTTATGAGGACACTCACCACCCAGAACTTGAGGAAATACTGGAACACGGTTGATGCGATGACGACACAGTAGAGCATGGagtaagacagaaagagaaggaagaacTTGTAGTTTGAGAAACCGACGCAGTTGTTCACCCTGCGTGAGAAAACAAGTCAGACAGAGACCGTGGTTATTTATTTGGGTTCCATTAATAATTTATGACATTAAAGGAATACTCATAATTTGATCAATCTAAACTCTATTGTATACCAAAGTGTATTATTCAGCTTACAGACTAGCAATTTGCCCATTTTTGATTGGCTAAGGAACTACAATTTTTACATTATAGTACGTTTAATGTTGCGACGTGGCCACAAAACAAGTTACAACCCCaaatccaaaaaagttgggacgctgtgtaaaacgtaaataaaaaacCGGGGTGGCTAGGAAAAAGCCCGTCCAGTCCAAAAACAATGCGAGCTCGACTTGGGTTTGCAAAAATCGCATCTGAACAAAAGTTATGGAACAATTCcctttggactgatgagaccacGGTGTAGATGTTTGGGCATCATGCACAGCGCCATGTTTGGGAAAAACCATACAGCTTAATATTGAAAtctattctgtttttgtttggggttttttaggTCACCTGAGGTCATTTCTTTacagaagttggtgaggaccacacaattgttatttagttCCTGATAACCTAAAAGCACAGAACTGAAGGAGGAGGGTGTACTTCCCCCCCCCATGACTGTATGTTACAGATGCAGCGGATAGAGATTAGATTGAAAAGCACAAAAGGTCTTCTTTAACTCTATTCTTTAACTCACCATGGACAGTGATGATCCATTTTCAGGACACACCTAGAACAAGAACatttaaatgctgtaaacataaAAACCGAGCTTGTGTCTGACAAACAAACACCTTTGAATTATTACAGGAGTCTCACGTACGGTGATCCGGTCATAATGATCAAACGGTACAAAACAGAAAGGTAAAACTTACGTTTCACAAACTGAACAGTGGTGACAGCGGTCTGGCTTTATTAGTTGACAGTGATCACAAAACCTGGTAGCTAAACATACACAAACGGAGTGTCTGAATGGAGTTCCATGCTTCAGTATGTATTTACTGCCTTCTCATACAGCAAGCACAGTATATACTGCTGTAACTAACACAAATAGACCATTATGTCCAGATGTCATGTAGAGACAATTCAAGAGAGTTTAACAGCAGAAAGAAAGGGCCAGCTATGAAAGACCCTTTATATTATCTAGTTcgtagtataaatatattactGTACAGATATATACTGTAGCAAACTCTTCTGACAAAATACATACAATTTAAGGACGTCTGTCTACCTCCTGACTGAGCTCGTGTGAAGATGGGAAGCTTGTTAGCTATGTCAAGCAAGATCTGCTTCTGAACGTCCGGCCTCTCCTCCATCTCGTACCTCTCTTTGTCCGTGTAGGAGAGGTGGAACTGTCGCAAAAGAAGAGCACCCGTTTAGCACTTGACCAGTTTGGTAAACCATACGAATCAAACACGTCTACGCCAGGTACCTTTTTAGACGGCGTGGCGGCTGGAGTGAAGATAGCCTTCCAGTAGGTCCAGCAGAACATCACGAAGCATACGTGGAAGACCAAAAGGTAAGCAGCTGCAGAGAAACCCAGATCGTATTCCATCGTTACGACGAGAGCAGGCGCGTTCTCCATCGTTATACTCATATAACTCAGACCCAAACAAGCGCAATATTCTGGAAATTTCTTGTATCAAAACCGAGACAACGCTGAGCAAGACACGTAGAGGGACTTACCCTTCTCCAAGGTATTGTGGAGAGTAACtgcataaaacataaataaggACACCAAGTAAATTCACCTTGCTTGATAATAAACTAGGAtggtaaataatgaataaatagaaGAATGAAAGGTTTTGTTGGTATGCTGTTTGTTCATATTATCAAACCAATTCATCTGGTTTAACTACAAAACCCTAATAACGTTAGCTTAGATGACTTCTGATAAAAAAACAtagtaaatataaatgaagCAGAATTtaattttgattaaaatatatatatatatatatgtgtgtgtgtgtatacgtaaGACCTTAATGATTAGACGAGGTCGAAAATCACTTCCTTGatgttaatgtaaatgtcaaCACAGCTAGAGTCGACCGATAACTGTATACCAAGCTAGGCAAGGTTAGCTCGCTAAActagaaggaagaaagaaagaaaaacaacaatactTACAAAAGCAAAGTTCAAATACGTAGGCATAATAAGACCACAGGACCACGGCTGAAATAATGACAACGGGTATCCAGGAAAATATTCTCTGACAGCATCTCAGTCCCCTCGACAGAGCCATAGTCAAACCAATCCAGCATACATCATGTTCTCTGTTATCTACTGCTAATCCTAACCCGGAAGTTCTACTGCTAATCCTAACCGGAAGTAGTTCTGCGCTCCATTGATTGAGACTGTGGCgaacaaacagaaatatatttattttaatatgttttatagTCAGTCTAGAGAGCAGACCGctatataaaatgatataaaaataacGGATACTACATGCTAGGTGgtgtactatttaaaaaaaataaacagataaactaATAAACAGGAAACAAAGTTCGACAGTAAACATTCAGCTGAACCCCTCTGGTCAAAACagtcatacattatatatatatatatatatatatatatatatatatatatatatatatatatatatatatatatatacacatatacatatacatatatatatatatatatatatatatatatatatatatatatatatatatgtgtgtgtgtgtgtgtgtatatgtatgtgtgtgtgtatatatatatatatatatatatatatatatatatatatatatatatatatatatatatatatatatacacacatatatatatacacacagacatatatatatacatacatatatgtatatgtatatatatatatatgtatatatacacacatatacatatatatatacatacatatatgtatatgtatatatatatatatatacacacacacatatatatgtatacacacacacacacacacacacatatatatatatatatatatatatatatatatatatatatatatatatatatatacacacacacacacacacacacacacacacacacatacatacatacacacatacatataggTTTTGTTTGTATGCTGTTTGTTCATATTATCTAACCCATTCATCTGGTTTAACTTTAGCAAAAACCTAATAACGTAATAAAAACATAGTAAATACAAATGAAACAGAATCTAATTTGCTTTACAGTtaacatatatttttatacttaTTTTCTTCGTTATTTAACATggctaaaaaaatatatgagaGGTATTTTTAGAGGTATTatattgtacatatatataatcatatatgaTTAGTACCCACggtcatttaaaatatatcataGACCTGAAATAAGATAAGATAGAGTAAAATAAGCAtaagatacacacacaacaatatTTTATTCTTGATTTAGTGGCATGCTACAGTGGCTGTGAGTACCACAGTGTAATTTACTTTCTAACATCATCTTATTTTTAACCTCTCATTATTTATCTAGcctgataaataaaataccCAATAAGAACGCACTGTTTTGAGCCATCACATATGCGTTACACATTTCAACCAGTAGGTGTCAGTACATGTCTACTGATAAAACAATGGATTCACACAAGCCCTAACTGAAAATGCATGAACTACTGTAAATAACTGGGCTTAAATGAAAAACCTCATAACTTAAGTCATAGACattcacatcttttttttttttcgttctttccttttctttaaaCTAAATTGTATTTGATCAAATGTCATAGAGTTTGGTCTGTTCAAGTTAAGACAACAAAGAGTACAGCTCTAGGACACGGCAATAATTATttcataattaatttaataatcatttattattaatcatgaATTCTATTATTAAGTTCACGAGTGAGAGGACCACAATAAGCATACTACTCTTAAAGGACATTTGTAAGAGAGCTCGacggataggtggatggatagatgtagCTAAAACAGTTGATAGCAAAAAAATTTCGGATTGTTTGTTGTTACAGGGgacaaagtttttattttatttcctgtagATAAATTGTAAACCAGTATGTGTTAATGAAATATGAATGAAACTATTTGATAGAAATATGATATTACTTGTAGCTAACCAAATATTTATTCAAAGTGCAGAAAGGATTTACGTCCAGAGCATATTACCATGAATTTATTCAAGTTCCTGCAGAACTAGGCTAAAGTCTCTGTTTTTCACAACTCCACACGTTTCATGCTACTGTACATTTCTTTTAGCAAGCCGATTAAGGCTTTGTGCACATTAGAGGTCATTTTAGAGCTTATTTCAGATTTTAATTCTCCATATCAGAAtttaagtttacatacaccaagTTGACTGTCTCTTAACAGTctggaagattccagaaattgatgcaattatttttaaaagcttcTGACTGACCAATTGTCATAATTAAGAGTTACTTGGGAGTTCGCCCTTAGCTGTCAAAGGGCCTACCTTTAGAGCCAGTGCCTGTTTGCCCTTGATGCCATGGAAAGTCCAAATTCAAACTCAGTCAAAACCTCACGGGAAACAAATCGTGGACTTCCACAAGTCCAATTCCTCTATAGgagcaatttccaaacaactgAAGATACCACAAGCATCTGAGCCACCAATTGTAtgcaaatctaaaaaaaaatatcgagACCACACAGACACGGCATCATTCAGGAAAGATACAGAAAGTAATTCCCAGGGATGAAAGGTTCAAATGAACccaaagacaacaacaaaggaactggTGAAAGAGTTGCAGGTGTCAGGTATCAAAATATGTACATCCACTGTTAAGAGGGTCCTACATCACCATGTATTGAAAGGCTGTCATGCAATGAAGAAGCTCTTACTCCAAGACTGGCATAAAAAGCCAGACCACCAGCCTTTTTGAAGCAGTGTTCTCTGATCATATGAACCAAAAAACATTTTGGCCAAAATGATTAGTGCTATGTATGGAGGAAATAGGATGAGGCTTTTAATCCTAAGAACACCATCCCAGCTGTGAAGTatgggggtggcagcatcatgttatggggtgttttgctggaaaaggGGCTGCTGCACTTCAGAAAGTAGATGGCATCAAGAGAAAGAAGGATTATCAGGAAATACTGAAAGAACATCTCAAAACATCAGCCAGAAAGTTCAAACTTGGTCGCACCtgggtcttccagcaggacaatgatcctaagaaCACCTTCAAAATCGCAACAAAATGACTTAAAGACATCGACGTGAAAGTGTCGGATCGGccatcacaaagccctgacccGAATCCCGTCGACAACCTGTGGACTGAAAATGTGTTCCTTGAGCAAGGAGGCCAACAAACATGACTGAGTTACAGCAGTTCTGCCATCTCAATCCACCTGAGGAGAATGCTGAGGCAAAATGATCATTCTGATCACGAGGAACCCAGTTAAAATCTCCCTTAGGGCACCTAAAAGGCTAGAGCTGACCTCTAACCTTTGAAAGTTTGGTATAGATTGATCTACAGATTTAGAACAAAAAACGAATGCCAAGTCATTTGTACTATTCTGCATGTTTACTAGTATGAGCTCTGTATTTTTAATCTATAGCGCGCACACACAAGTGCCTAATGTAAAGATTTCTCGAagcatttcaaaataatttctAGCTTTATATTGCTAGAGAGTTTCTTTGTATTATATGTGACTGAATTTTTGAAATCTGTCTGCCTTACTGGAGTTTCTGAAACATCTAAAGTCATAAACATCATAAAGGACTGCAATGTTAAGCCCAACAAAGATGCAGCCCACTCCTCTGTTGGCAGATATCTGTCAAACAAGTTGCCCTCAACTAAAGACCCACAAAGCTGTCCAAAACCTAAGCCGGTCCAGTGTAGAGGGTTTGCCACAAGAGATAAGGACAGCTTGTTTGCTCTTGACTCCCTCCTTCGTGCATTTTTAAGGATTACTGTAGTTTCTTTGGTAGTGGTATCGGTTCTAAATCTTTCCATAAACTCCAGATTGTTCCAAATAAATTCTCACAAATCCTCCGTCTCAGCACCGTATCACACTAGAACTTTCACCAACTTCCCATGAAGTCCATAAAATTGCCCTTATTTTTGGTGTTCTTCTCCCCTACAAACCTACCTGCACCCTCACATCCTCCACTGAGTGATCAATTGGGATAAAAACGGGAAAATCCAACATTTCTACTAAGGTGTCGGGCCACCACGAGCCACAAGAACAGCTTCAATGCATCCTTGCACAGATCCTACAAGTCTCGAGAACTGTACTGGAGAGATGAACACAGTTCTTCAAAAAGACAGTCCTGGAATCAGTGTAtcggtgttttgatgatgacaGTGGCGAGCACAGTTGAGGTCCAAAATCTCTTATAGGTGTATCATTTTTATcttcatcaaaccattcagtgagccgtCATTCCCAGCAGATGGAGCGTTGGTTTCCTGAAAGAGACTGAACGTCAAGATAGACGTGTTTCTTCAAAGGTAAAGGTGTATAGATAAACTttatattgatttgcagtgactttTGCTTCCTACTGTgccctgtttgtttgtttgtttgtttttacttgaATTTTAATATATGTCTTTGATCTATGGCATGCTGT
The window above is part of the Ictalurus punctatus breed USDA103 chromosome 8, Coco_2.0, whole genome shotgun sequence genome. Proteins encoded here:
- the zdhhc15b gene encoding palmitoyltransferase ZDHHC15B isoform X1 yields the protein MALSRGLRCCQRIFSWIPVVIISAVVLWSYYAYVFELCFFTLHNTLEKAAYLLVFHVCFVMFCWTYWKAIFTPAATPSKKFHLSYTDKERYEMEERPDVQKQILLDIANKLPIFTRAQSGGRQTSLNSTRFCDHCQLIKPDRCHHCSVCETCVLKMDHHCPWVNNCVGFSNYKFFLLFLSYSMLYCVVIASTVFQYFLKFWVGELPNSHAKFHVLFLLFVAVMFFVSLMFLLGYHCWLVAKNRSTLEAFSAPVFHNGPDRNGFNVGLRKNLLQVFGEDKKLWFFPIFTSQGDGHYFPLRTLSECQNPLLASERRWREDGSDEDGTDGEVENDASVRLDIE
- the zdhhc15b gene encoding palmitoyltransferase ZDHHC15B isoform X2 yields the protein MALSRGLRCCQRIFSWIPVVIISAVVLWSYYAYVFELCFFTLHNTLEKAAYLLVFHVCFVMFCWTYWKAIFTPAATPSKKFHLSYTDKERYEMEERPDVQKQILLDIANKLPIFTRAQSGATRFCDHCQLIKPDRCHHCSVCETCVLKMDHHCPWVNNCVGFSNYKFFLLFLSYSMLYCVVIASTVFQYFLKFWVGELPNSHAKFHVLFLLFVAVMFFVSLMFLLGYHCWLVAKNRSTLEAFSAPVFHNGPDRNGFNVGLRKNLLQVFGEDKKLWFFPIFTSQGDGHYFPLRTLSECQNPLLASERRWREDGSDEDGTDGEVENDASVRLDIE